Proteins encoded in a region of the Ruegeria sp. AD91A genome:
- a CDS encoding DUF1127 domain-containing protein yields MAALDTTRFASTGSFGLAGRIGAFFVSAVNAAVEWNDARVTRNALTGLSDRELEDIGLCRGDIDAIAQGRR; encoded by the coding sequence ATGGCTGCACTGGACACAACCCGCTTCGCCTCCACTGGCTCATTCGGCCTTGCTGGCCGTATCGGCGCATTTTTCGTATCGGCCGTGAACGCTGCCGTCGAATGGAATGACGCCCGCGTTACCCGCAACGCGCTGACTGGTCTGAGCGATCGCGAACTGGAAGATATCGGCCTGTGCCGTGGCGACATCGACGCCATCGCCCAAGGTCGCCGGTAA
- a CDS encoding 50S ribosomal protein L11 methyltransferase gives MPTFTALTTLTGKKAAEGLGEAMERLEPEPTGVGVFEVEDDSGLWEVGGYFTEAPDETALAVLAAAFGAKPFVVSELPETDWVAHVRRELAPVEAGRFFVYGSHDADKLPEGRIPLLIEAAMAFGTGHHGTTLGCLKAFDRLLDEGFAATKVADIGCGTAVLAMAAARVFDGDIIASDIDEVAVDVAEANLKANGMAGAVQCVEAAGFDHPDLKAHAPYDLIFANILKGPLVALSPEIAANLRPGGYAILSGILNEQADDVVSVYSQNELNLTHRGEIGEWTTLILTKQGAN, from the coding sequence ATGCCCACATTCACCGCACTGACCACGCTGACAGGTAAGAAAGCCGCCGAAGGTCTGGGCGAGGCGATGGAACGTCTGGAGCCGGAGCCAACGGGCGTTGGTGTGTTCGAAGTCGAAGACGACTCTGGCCTGTGGGAGGTCGGCGGATACTTCACCGAAGCCCCGGACGAGACTGCATTGGCGGTTCTGGCCGCCGCGTTCGGCGCCAAACCGTTTGTTGTTTCAGAACTGCCGGAAACCGACTGGGTTGCACATGTGCGACGCGAACTGGCGCCAGTCGAGGCGGGCCGTTTCTTTGTCTATGGCAGCCATGATGCCGATAAGCTGCCCGAAGGTCGTATTCCGCTACTGATCGAGGCCGCGATGGCCTTTGGCACCGGCCACCATGGTACGACGTTGGGCTGCCTTAAGGCTTTTGACAGGCTGCTGGACGAAGGCTTTGCAGCAACAAAGGTGGCGGATATCGGTTGCGGCACCGCCGTTCTGGCCATGGCCGCAGCCCGGGTGTTTGACGGCGACATCATTGCCAGCGACATAGATGAAGTGGCCGTGGACGTGGCCGAAGCCAATCTGAAAGCAAACGGCATGGCAGGTGCAGTGCAATGCGTTGAAGCCGCAGGGTTCGATCATCCCGATCTCAAGGCGCACGCGCCCTACGATCTGATCTTTGCGAATATTCTCAAAGGTCCCTTGGTGGCCCTGTCGCCGGAAATCGCGGCGAATCTGCGTCCCGGCGGGTATGCAATCCTGTCGGGAATCCTTAATGAACAGGCTGATGACGTCGTATCTGTTTATTCTCAAAATGAACTCAATCTAACTCACAGGGGTGAGATTGGTGAATGGACGACGCTAATCTTAACGAAACAGGGCGCAAACTAG
- a CDS encoding tyrosine recombinase XerC produces MSLISPACRDALQHWLDSLGALAGRSENTQNAYSGDVTEFLSFMTLHHSERQGLKAIERITVSDMRAWMADQRSADVSARSLARKLSAVKSFYRWLAEREGFEPTAVLSTRAPKFTQKLPRPLAEDAARTMIDTVELQSTSDWVAARDVAVVTLLYGCGLRISEALSLTGADAPLPATLRIVGKGDKERIVPVLPAARDAVDRYLQLCPHAKTHDAALFRGVRGGPLNPRAIQGVMAKARMQLGLPSTATPHAMRHSFATHLLSAGGDLRAIQELLGHASLSTTQTYTAVDTARLMEVYNRAHPKA; encoded by the coding sequence GTGAGCCTGATCTCACCCGCGTGCCGCGACGCGCTGCAGCACTGGCTGGACAGTCTGGGCGCGCTGGCCGGGAGATCCGAGAACACGCAAAACGCCTATAGCGGTGATGTCACCGAATTTCTGTCGTTCATGACACTGCATCACTCTGAACGACAGGGGCTGAAAGCGATTGAACGGATCACGGTATCGGACATGCGCGCTTGGATGGCGGATCAGCGCAGCGCAGACGTAAGCGCACGATCGTTGGCGCGCAAACTGTCGGCGGTCAAGAGCTTCTATCGTTGGCTGGCAGAGCGTGAGGGGTTCGAACCCACAGCCGTTCTGTCCACCCGCGCGCCAAAATTCACCCAAAAACTGCCCCGTCCACTGGCCGAAGACGCCGCGCGAACCATGATCGATACTGTGGAACTGCAATCGACATCCGACTGGGTCGCCGCTCGTGATGTCGCTGTCGTCACGCTGCTCTATGGCTGCGGCCTGCGCATATCCGAGGCGCTATCGCTGACCGGAGCGGACGCACCGTTGCCTGCGACGCTGCGCATCGTCGGGAAAGGCGACAAGGAGCGGATCGTTCCGGTTCTTCCTGCCGCCCGCGACGCGGTAGACCGGTACTTGCAGCTGTGTCCACACGCAAAAACACATGACGCGGCCCTGTTTCGGGGCGTTCGTGGCGGGCCACTAAACCCGCGCGCGATCCAGGGGGTCATGGCTAAAGCCCGTATGCAATTGGGATTGCCCTCTACTGCAACACCCCACGCTATGCGGCACAGCTTTGCGACCCACCTGCTTTCAGCCGGCGGCGACCTGCGCGCCATTCAGGAGTTGCTGGGCCACGCTTCTTTGTCGACGACGCAAACCTATACGGCAGTGGACACTGCGCGGTTGATGGAAGTCTACAACCGCGCGCACCCAAAAGCCTGA
- a CDS encoding MFS transporter has translation MLNPMPLSEAQSLPFWRRPITLLFMMALTMPIAFNAWSALLNNFVIEAANFDGADIGLLHTVREIPGFLAVGVIAVIIFIREQVLAMISLMMLGVATAVTAWFPSLGGLLFVTLFSSIGFHYYETVNQSLQLQWLPKDRAPQILGWLVAMGSAATMVVYGLIVLTWDRFDLSYNIVFMAAGGVTALLAMFCLFAYPQFDAPTPQTKKLILRKRYWLYYALQFMAGARRQIFVVFAGFMMVEKFGFEVHELTSLYLINLMINMMAAPLLGKAVAKFGERRTLIFEYTGLAIVFAAYGGIYWFGWGVLLAATLYVIDHVLFALALALKTYFQKIADPADIAPTAAVAFTINHIAAVFLPALLGLLWVVSPGAVFGLATAMAIGSLLLSLLIPRHPEPGNETILTKYAPAPAE, from the coding sequence ATGCTGAATCCCATGCCGCTTTCCGAGGCCCAGAGCCTGCCGTTCTGGCGCCGCCCCATCACGCTCTTGTTCATGATGGCGCTGACCATGCCCATTGCGTTCAACGCATGGAGCGCGCTGCTGAACAATTTCGTCATTGAGGCGGCAAACTTTGACGGGGCTGATATCGGCCTGTTGCATACGGTGCGCGAGATTCCGGGTTTTCTGGCGGTTGGCGTGATTGCCGTCATCATTTTCATCCGCGAGCAGGTGCTGGCGATGATCTCGTTGATGATGCTTGGTGTCGCAACTGCTGTGACTGCTTGGTTCCCTAGTCTGGGCGGGTTGCTGTTTGTGACCTTATTCAGTTCGATCGGGTTCCATTACTACGAGACTGTCAACCAGTCACTTCAGTTGCAATGGTTGCCCAAGGACCGCGCGCCGCAAATTCTGGGATGGCTGGTGGCGATGGGGTCGGCGGCGACCATGGTGGTGTACGGGCTGATCGTACTGACCTGGGATCGTTTTGATCTGTCGTACAACATTGTCTTTATGGCTGCGGGCGGTGTTACAGCTTTGCTGGCAATGTTCTGCCTGTTTGCCTATCCGCAATTCGATGCGCCCACACCACAGACCAAGAAGCTGATCCTGCGTAAACGCTACTGGCTGTATTATGCGCTGCAATTCATGGCCGGTGCGCGGCGGCAGATATTTGTCGTCTTTGCCGGGTTCATGATGGTCGAGAAGTTCGGATTTGAAGTGCATGAACTGACCAGCCTGTATCTGATCAACCTGATGATCAACATGATGGCCGCCCCATTGCTTGGAAAGGCGGTGGCAAAGTTTGGTGAGCGGCGCACGCTGATCTTTGAATATACCGGCCTGGCTATCGTGTTCGCTGCTTATGGTGGCATCTATTGGTTCGGCTGGGGGGTGCTGTTGGCGGCGACCCTGTACGTGATCGACCATGTGCTGTTTGCGCTGGCTTTGGCATTGAAAACCTATTTCCAGAAAATCGCCGACCCTGCTGACATCGCGCCGACCGCTGCAGTGGCCTTCACAATCAATCATATTGCGGCGGTGTTTTTGCCCGCTTTGCTTGGCCTGCTTTGGGTGGTGTCGCCGGGGGCCGTGTTCGGCCTGGCCACGGCTATGGCCATCGGTTCACTACTGCTGTCCCTGTTGATACCGCGTCATCCCGAGCCGGGCAACGAAACCATCCTGACCAAGTACGCCCCCGCCCCCGCGGAATAG
- the ruvC gene encoding crossover junction endodeoxyribonuclease RuvC: MRILGIDPGLRTLGWGVIESNGSRLSHVANGLCKSDGDDLGERLLSLHNQIVEVIADYQPDQAAIEQTFVNKDGAGTLKLGQARGVALLTLAQAGLPVGEYAPNRVKKTVVGVGHAEKEQVLHMVKLQLPGCLPKGADAADALAIAICHAYYGKTQQARVKEVRA, translated from the coding sequence ATGCGAATTCTGGGCATTGATCCGGGGCTTAGGACCCTGGGATGGGGCGTCATCGAATCAAATGGCAGCCGCCTGAGCCATGTGGCCAATGGTTTGTGCAAGTCGGATGGAGATGATCTGGGTGAGCGGCTGTTATCTCTTCACAACCAGATTGTCGAAGTCATCGCCGATTACCAACCGGATCAGGCCGCCATCGAACAGACTTTTGTGAACAAGGATGGCGCCGGCACACTCAAACTGGGTCAGGCGCGGGGGGTGGCGTTGCTGACACTGGCTCAGGCTGGATTGCCGGTGGGAGAGTACGCACCCAATCGCGTCAAAAAGACCGTGGTTGGTGTGGGTCATGCCGAGAAAGAGCAGGTGCTGCACATGGTCAAACTGCAATTGCCGGGCTGTTTGCCGAAAGGGGCCGATGCGGCAGATGCGCTGGCGATTGCGATCTGCCATGCCTATTACGGAAAGACGCAACAGGCGCGTGTGAAAGAGGTGCGGGCATGA
- a CDS encoding DUF484 family protein, which translates to MSSNPKLEDNLRAAILAEPDVVLDDKDLMQALVAANEQARGDNVIDLRGIAMQRLEARLDRLEDTHRSVIAAAYENLAGTNQVHRAILRLLEPVEFEGFLRALGADVADILRVDSVTLVLETTVVQNDPAIDTLGGVLTIAEPGFIDRYLTIDRGGPARDVILREIHQPSRRIFGSQAGQLRSEACLKLDLGPGRLPGMIVMAARDPRHFTPQLGTDLLAFFAGVFERSMRHWLS; encoded by the coding sequence ATGAGCAGTAACCCCAAACTCGAGGACAACCTCCGCGCAGCGATACTGGCCGAGCCGGACGTCGTGCTGGACGACAAGGACCTGATGCAGGCACTTGTTGCAGCCAACGAGCAGGCACGCGGCGACAACGTGATCGACCTGCGCGGTATTGCCATGCAACGGCTCGAGGCCCGGCTGGATCGGCTGGAAGACACTCATCGCTCGGTCATTGCAGCAGCTTATGAAAACCTCGCGGGCACCAATCAGGTACACCGCGCCATTCTGCGCCTGCTGGAACCGGTCGAGTTTGAAGGTTTCCTCCGAGCGCTGGGCGCTGACGTCGCAGACATCCTGCGCGTCGATAGCGTTACGCTGGTTCTGGAAACCACCGTGGTTCAGAACGATCCTGCGATTGACACGCTGGGTGGCGTCCTGACGATCGCGGAGCCCGGTTTCATCGACCGATATCTGACCATTGATCGCGGTGGCCCCGCACGGGACGTGATCTTGCGGGAAATCCATCAGCCAAGCCGCCGTATATTCGGGTCTCAGGCTGGCCAGCTCCGCTCTGAGGCCTGCCTGAAACTCGACCTCGGGCCAGGCCGCCTTCCAGGCATGATCGTCATGGCAGCCCGCGACCCGCGACATTTCACGCCACAGCTGGGCACTGATCTTCTGGCCTTTTTTGCCGGCGTATTCGAACGCTCGATGCGTCACTGGCTGTCGTGA
- the fsa gene encoding fructose-6-phosphate aldolase has protein sequence MKFFVDTAEIDAIAELNDLGMVDGVTTNPSLILKSGRDILEVTKEICELVDGPVSAEVVATEADDMIAEGRKLAKIAPNIAVKVPLTWAGLKTCKTLSDEGQMVNVTLCFSTNQAILAAKAGATFISPFIGRLDDINLDGMDLIADIRQVYDNYGFETEILAASIRTVNHVTDSARIGADVITAPPAVIKKLADHPLTDKGLETFLADWAKTGQKIL, from the coding sequence ATGAAATTCTTCGTAGACACAGCCGAAATCGACGCCATCGCCGAACTGAACGATCTGGGCATGGTGGACGGCGTAACCACCAACCCCTCACTGATCCTGAAATCGGGTCGCGACATTCTGGAAGTAACCAAGGAGATTTGTGAACTGGTCGACGGCCCGGTATCGGCAGAGGTTGTCGCTACCGAAGCTGATGACATGATCGCCGAAGGCCGCAAGCTGGCCAAGATCGCGCCGAATATCGCCGTAAAGGTTCCGCTGACATGGGCGGGCCTGAAAACATGCAAAACGCTCAGCGACGAAGGCCAGATGGTCAACGTGACGCTCTGTTTTTCTACCAATCAGGCAATTCTGGCCGCCAAAGCGGGCGCAACCTTCATCTCACCTTTCATCGGCCGCCTGGACGACATCAACCTCGACGGTATGGATCTGATCGCAGACATCCGCCAAGTCTATGACAACTACGGGTTCGAGACCGAAATCCTTGCCGCATCGATCCGTACCGTCAACCACGTGACCGACAGCGCCCGCATCGGGGCCGACGTGATCACTGCACCGCCTGCCGTCATCAAGAAACTGGCCGACCATCCGTTGACGGACAAAGGTCTGGAAACCTTCCTGGCGGACTGGGCCAAAACCGGCCAGAAGATCCTCTGA
- a CDS encoding primosomal protein N', translated as MSANGFFDQGELVAVLTTQPLDRTLDYKAPEGGCFLGAFVEVPLGPRKVLGVVWGPGQGGFDLSKARSVIRVLEVAPMREEMRVFLERVADYTLTPMPAMLRLATRAPGLGDPPSMRKVYRLGNAEPDRMTDARNRVLEVLRDYGGLAFTLKELAEQAGVTSSVVKGLVKQGAVREEDSPRDLPYPHLDPDLPGKDLTEDQAAAVKRLQAGQQTGDYGTTLLKGVTGSGKTEVYLEAVAEALRMGRQALVLLPEIALTAEFLTRVEARFGARPAEWHSGATMTERRRVWRMVGQGNAQLVVGARSALFLPFRDLGLVVVDEEHDTSYKQEDGVHYSARDMAVLRSAICGARVILASATPSLESWANAEAGKYERLDLISRFGEAVLPEMKPIDMRAEQMTPGTWVSPSLRQAVQQRIERGEQSLLFINRRGYAPVTLCRACGEQIACDHCDARMVEHRFLKRLMCHQCGETKPMPEACPSCGVEGKLAPVGPGIERLAEETEATFPDANIAMLSSDLFGSARALKAKIEEIAAGDADIIIGTQLVAKGHNFPKLTLVGVIDADLSLHGADLRAAERTFQLMRQVAGRAGRADKPGQALLQTFQPEHPVIRAILSGDEEGFWKAEAAGRQAAGMPPYGRMAGIVLSGPEVGPVFDIGNALARNDTPLTQIGGQVFGPAPAPIARIRGRHRVRLLVKAPKGAPIQDAISRWIAPLRLKGDIRLTVDIDPQSFY; from the coding sequence GTGAGCGCTAACGGATTTTTCGACCAAGGAGAGCTGGTTGCGGTGCTGACAACGCAGCCGCTGGACCGGACGCTGGATTACAAAGCGCCCGAGGGAGGGTGCTTTCTGGGTGCGTTTGTCGAAGTTCCTTTGGGTCCGCGCAAGGTGCTGGGGGTGGTCTGGGGGCCGGGGCAGGGCGGTTTTGATCTGAGCAAGGCGCGGTCGGTGATCCGGGTTCTCGAAGTTGCACCAATGCGCGAAGAGATGCGGGTGTTTCTGGAGAGGGTTGCCGATTACACTCTGACGCCAATGCCTGCGATGCTGCGTCTTGCTACGCGGGCGCCGGGCCTGGGTGATCCGCCGTCTATGCGCAAGGTCTACCGGCTGGGCAATGCTGAACCTGACCGAATGACCGATGCCCGGAACCGGGTTCTGGAGGTGTTGCGGGATTATGGCGGGCTGGCCTTTACCTTGAAGGAACTCGCCGAACAGGCGGGCGTAACGTCATCTGTTGTCAAGGGGTTGGTCAAACAAGGCGCCGTGCGCGAAGAGGACAGCCCGCGCGACCTGCCTTATCCGCATCTTGATCCGGACCTGCCCGGTAAAGACCTGACAGAGGATCAGGCGGCGGCGGTCAAGCGGCTTCAGGCCGGGCAGCAGACAGGCGATTACGGCACCACGCTGCTGAAAGGCGTTACCGGTTCCGGTAAGACCGAGGTCTATTTGGAGGCCGTGGCCGAAGCGCTGCGCATGGGGCGGCAGGCATTGGTTCTGCTTCCCGAGATTGCCCTGACCGCAGAATTTCTGACCCGGGTTGAGGCGCGATTTGGTGCGCGCCCGGCGGAATGGCACTCTGGCGCGACGATGACGGAACGGCGTCGGGTCTGGCGGATGGTCGGACAGGGGAATGCGCAACTGGTTGTGGGCGCCCGGTCAGCGCTGTTTCTGCCATTCCGCGATCTGGGGCTGGTGGTCGTCGACGAAGAACACGACACGTCCTACAAACAGGAAGACGGCGTGCATTACAGCGCCCGTGACATGGCAGTTCTGCGCTCGGCGATCTGTGGCGCCCGGGTGATTCTGGCCAGTGCGACGCCTTCGCTGGAAAGCTGGGCCAATGCCGAGGCCGGCAAATACGAACGGCTCGATCTGATCTCGCGCTTCGGAGAAGCAGTTTTGCCCGAGATGAAGCCCATCGACATGCGGGCCGAACAGATGACGCCAGGAACGTGGGTTTCTCCGTCTTTGCGGCAAGCGGTGCAGCAGCGGATTGAGAGAGGCGAGCAGTCGCTTCTGTTCATAAACCGCCGTGGCTATGCGCCGGTAACGTTGTGCCGGGCCTGCGGTGAGCAGATTGCCTGTGACCATTGCGACGCACGCATGGTCGAGCATCGGTTTCTCAAGCGGCTGATGTGCCACCAATGCGGTGAAACCAAGCCGATGCCCGAAGCCTGCCCCTCCTGCGGTGTGGAAGGCAAGCTGGCCCCGGTCGGGCCGGGCATTGAGCGGTTGGCTGAAGAAACTGAGGCGACATTCCCAGACGCCAACATCGCGATGCTGAGCTCTGATCTGTTCGGCTCGGCGCGGGCTTTGAAGGCCAAGATTGAAGAGATTGCTGCAGGGGATGCCGATATTATCATCGGCACTCAATTGGTGGCCAAAGGGCATAACTTCCCCAAACTCACTCTGGTCGGTGTGATTGACGCTGATCTGTCATTGCACGGCGCGGACCTCCGCGCGGCGGAGCGTACGTTTCAATTGATGCGGCAAGTGGCCGGGCGCGCGGGGCGTGCGGACAAGCCGGGTCAGGCGTTGTTGCAGACGTTTCAACCGGAACACCCGGTGATCCGGGCCATCCTTTCGGGTGATGAGGAAGGTTTCTGGAAAGCCGAGGCGGCAGGCCGGCAGGCGGCAGGAATGCCGCCTTATGGTCGCATGGCCGGGATCGTGTTGTCGGGGCCCGAGGTTGGACCGGTTTTCGATATCGGCAATGCACTGGCGCGCAACGATACACCTTTGACGCAGATCGGTGGGCAGGTATTTGGCCCTGCGCCAGCACCCATCGCTCGTATACGTGGCCGCCACAGAGTGCGTCTGTTGGTGAAAGCCCCCAAGGGCGCGCCGATCCAGGATGCCATTTCCCGCTGGATCGCGCCTTTGCGCCTGAAGGGTGACATCCGTCTGACAGTCGATATCGATCCGCAGAGCTTTTACTGA